One genomic window of Clostridioides sp. ES-S-0054-01 includes the following:
- a CDS encoding LacI family DNA-binding transcriptional regulator — MKKITINDIANLAGVSKSTVSRYLNNKDISDSTKKKIKKIIDEHGYEPNAFAQSLRAKKTYFIGIIAPCLDSFVKSKIMMAIDEELKELKYTSLIINTSRKIRSEIDSISKLARLKVDGIILVGTEITKEHKNEIEKLDIPIVVVGQKVDGINSIVNDDYEAGYTMGQYIANKNYKKIVYLGVDENDISVGLNRKNGVLNGLKDKGYDAKVFYTDFDQETSIQKSREMLENENPDMIICATDNIAIATMKEINKIGKNIPQDISVAGFGGYDVLSIISPKLTTIKFENENAGKVAANTIVNLIEERKEPLLKEIKFELIEGESTINKT; from the coding sequence ATGAAAAAAATAACAATAAATGATATTGCTAACTTGGCAGGAGTATCTAAAAGTACTGTATCAAGATATCTAAACAATAAAGATATCAGTGATTCTACTAAAAAGAAAATAAAGAAAATAATAGATGAACATGGATATGAGCCGAATGCATTTGCTCAAAGCCTGAGAGCTAAAAAAACATACTTTATTGGTATTATAGCACCTTGTTTAGATTCTTTTGTAAAATCTAAAATTATGATGGCAATAGACGAAGAACTTAAAGAGTTAAAATATACATCATTAATTATTAATACTAGTAGAAAAATAAGGTCGGAAATAGATAGTATATCAAAATTAGCTAGACTAAAAGTTGATGGAATAATACTAGTTGGTACTGAAATAACTAAAGAACATAAAAATGAAATTGAAAAGTTAGATATACCAATAGTTGTAGTTGGACAAAAGGTTGATGGTATCAATAGCATAGTGAATGATGATTATGAGGCAGGGTATACAATGGGTCAATATATTGCTAATAAAAATTACAAAAAAATTGTATATTTAGGTGTTGATGAAAATGATATATCAGTTGGTTTAAATAGAAAAAATGGAGTACTTAATGGTTTAAAAGATAAAGGATATGATGCAAAAGTATTTTATACTGATTTTGACCAAGAAACATCTATACAAAAAAGTAGAGAAATGTTAGAAAATGAAAATCCAGATATGATAATATGTGCAACTGATAATATAGCAATAGCAACAATGAAAGAAATCAATAAGATAGGTAAAAATATACCACAAGATATATCTGTAGCTGGATTTGGAGGATATGACGTATTGTCTATTATAAGCCCTAAACTTACAACAATAAAGTTTGAAAATGAAAATGCAGGTAAGGTAGCAGCAAATACAATAGTAAACTTAATAGAAGAAAGAAAAGAACCATTATTAAAGGAGATTAAATTTGAATTAATAGAAGGCGAAAGTACAATAAATAAAACTTAG
- a CDS encoding PTS transporter subunit EIIC encodes MSAKITDYNKVSKQLLEYIGNKQNIKGVAHCATRLRIVLDSNDKANIKAIEELDGVKGVFIASNQLQVVFGAGIVNNVYKEFSKISGFENMSLSDVKSESTQKQNKFQQAIKSLSDVFVQIIPGLLAAALLMGITGLLGQEGIFGELSIIEMYPQLAGLNRFISIASTGIFTILPMLVVYSATMRFGGSPVLGLIIGAIMLHPELANAYAVGNGSVVPEIIDLFGLKIELVGFQGGIIVALMMGFVVAKLDKFFNSKIHDMLKLFLAPICTVIVASFLLFVVVGPLGRGLANIVTSSLLWTTENLGILGYMIFAGVQQVIVITGLHHVIGAVEAQLIADTGVNFIMPLMSVALIGQGGAVLGYLVLNWKDIKARQIGISSFASVLFGISEPAIFGVTLKYKYPLIAGCIGGAIGGAYIYMMKVTALAFGATAVPGLAIVSTQGGGHIQYILAHLIAIVVAMIVTILLGKLQKKSVN; translated from the coding sequence ATGAGTGCAAAAATAACTGATTACAATAAAGTATCAAAGCAATTATTAGAGTACATAGGGAATAAACAAAATATAAAAGGCGTAGCACATTGTGCAACTAGATTAAGAATTGTTTTAGATAGCAATGATAAAGCAAATATAAAAGCAATAGAAGAATTAGACGGAGTAAAAGGAGTATTTATAGCATCAAACCAACTTCAAGTAGTATTTGGAGCAGGAATAGTAAACAATGTTTATAAGGAATTTAGTAAAATATCAGGATTTGAAAATATGTCATTAAGTGATGTTAAATCTGAATCGACTCAAAAACAAAACAAATTTCAACAAGCTATAAAATCTTTATCAGATGTATTTGTGCAGATAATACCGGGATTATTAGCAGCAGCATTGCTAATGGGTATTACAGGGCTTTTAGGTCAAGAAGGAATATTTGGAGAATTGTCAATAATAGAAATGTATCCTCAATTAGCAGGGCTTAATAGATTTATAAGTATAGCATCAACAGGAATATTTACTATATTACCAATGTTAGTAGTATATTCTGCAACTATGAGATTTGGAGGAAGTCCAGTATTAGGTCTAATAATAGGAGCTATAATGCTTCATCCAGAACTTGCAAATGCATATGCAGTAGGAAATGGTAGTGTAGTACCAGAAATAATAGATTTATTTGGATTAAAAATTGAGTTAGTAGGATTCCAAGGTGGAATAATAGTAGCTCTTATGATGGGATTTGTAGTAGCTAAGTTAGATAAATTCTTTAACTCAAAAATACATGATATGCTTAAGTTATTCTTAGCGCCGATATGTACAGTTATAGTAGCATCATTTTTATTATTTGTTGTAGTTGGTCCATTAGGAAGAGGCTTAGCAAACATAGTAACATCATCTTTATTATGGACGACTGAAAACTTAGGAATACTTGGATATATGATATTTGCTGGAGTACAGCAAGTTATAGTTATAACAGGACTTCACCATGTTATAGGAGCTGTTGAAGCACAACTTATAGCAGATACAGGAGTTAACTTTATAATGCCTCTTATGTCAGTAGCATTAATAGGTCAAGGTGGAGCTGTATTAGGATACTTAGTATTAAATTGGAAAGATATAAAAGCTCGTCAAATAGGAATATCTTCATTTGCTTCAGTATTATTTGGAATATCAGAACCAGCTATATTTGGAGTTACTTTAAAATATAAGTATCCATTAATAGCAGGGTGTATAGGTGGAGCAATAGGCGGTGCGTATATATACATGATGAAAGTAACAGCATTGGCATTTGGAGCAACAGCAGTGCCAGGGTTAGCGATAGTGTCTACTCAAGGTGGGGGACATATTCAATATATATTAGCACATTTAATAGCAATAGTTGTAGCTATGATAGTAACAATATTACTTGGAAAATTACAGAAAAAATCAGTTAATTAA